One window from the genome of Osmerus eperlanus chromosome 3, fOsmEpe2.1, whole genome shotgun sequence encodes:
- the nabp1a gene encoding SOSS complex subunit B2 isoform X2, whose product MRRVTKTKDGHEVRSCKVADKSGSIAISVWDELGSLIQPGDIIRLTRGYASIWKGCLTLYTGRGGDLQKIGEFCMVYSEVPNFSEPNLELLNQSSQHKTGKGDQNQRGNSPPNQNSGAPAQPGNGAMQPFASNNSSSTPAFGGGGRPNGRSPGNGAPPVLAGGPSSAPKPAVTISNGRDPRRAKR is encoded by the exons ATGC GCCGTGTGACTAAGACCAAGGATGGCCACGAAGTGCGCTCCTGCAAGGTGGCCGACAAGAGCGGCAGCATCGCCATCTCGGTGTGGGATGAGCTTGGGAGTCTCATTCAGCCTGGAGACATCATCCGCCTGACCCGAGG CTACGCCTCCATTTGGAAGGGCTGCCTCACGCTCTAcactggaagaggaggagacctgCAGAAGATCGGAGA GTTCTGCATGGTGTATTCAGAAGTGCCCAACTTCAGTGAACCCAACCTAGAGCTGCTGAATCAGTCCAGCCAGCACAAGACT GGTAAGGGGGATCAGAATCAGAGGGGAAACTCTCCACCCAATCAGAACTCAGGTGCACCTGCCCAGCCAG GTAATGGTGCCATGCAACCTTTTGCCAGTAACAACTCCAGTAGCACTCCTGCttttggagggggtgggaggcccAACGGCCGTTCCCCTGGTAACGGGGCCCCCCCTGTTTTGGCCGGGGGACCCTCCAGTGCCCCCAAGCCCGCGGTCACCATTAGCAACGGACGTGACCCCCGTCGTGCCAAAAGATAA
- the nabp1a gene encoding SOSS complex subunit B2 isoform X1: MSNPTNEALFLIKDVKPGSKNLNIVFIVLEIGRVTKTKDGHEVRSCKVADKSGSIAISVWDELGSLIQPGDIIRLTRGYASIWKGCLTLYTGRGGDLQKIGEFCMVYSEVPNFSEPNLELLNQSSQHKTGKGDQNQRGNSPPNQNSGAPAQPGNGAMQPFASNNSSSTPAFGGGGRPNGRSPGNGAPPVLAGGPSSAPKPAVTISNGRDPRRAKR, translated from the exons ATGTCAAATCCGACAAACGAAGCTCTGTTCTTGATAAAAGACGTGAAGCCTGGATCGAAAAATTTGaatattgttttcattgttCTGGAAATCG GCCGTGTGACTAAGACCAAGGATGGCCACGAAGTGCGCTCCTGCAAGGTGGCCGACAAGAGCGGCAGCATCGCCATCTCGGTGTGGGATGAGCTTGGGAGTCTCATTCAGCCTGGAGACATCATCCGCCTGACCCGAGG CTACGCCTCCATTTGGAAGGGCTGCCTCACGCTCTAcactggaagaggaggagacctgCAGAAGATCGGAGA GTTCTGCATGGTGTATTCAGAAGTGCCCAACTTCAGTGAACCCAACCTAGAGCTGCTGAATCAGTCCAGCCAGCACAAGACT GGTAAGGGGGATCAGAATCAGAGGGGAAACTCTCCACCCAATCAGAACTCAGGTGCACCTGCCCAGCCAG GTAATGGTGCCATGCAACCTTTTGCCAGTAACAACTCCAGTAGCACTCCTGCttttggagggggtgggaggcccAACGGCCGTTCCCCTGGTAACGGGGCCCCCCCTGTTTTGGCCGGGGGACCCTCCAGTGCCCCCAAGCCCGCGGTCACCATTAGCAACGGACGTGACCCCCGTCGTGCCAAAAGATAA
- the LOC134016950 gene encoding C-X-C chemokine receptor type 1 codes for MTDPNTIFLISDFDELYNDINYTDPFNGSDFMLDVNTLTCESTPISHAVSLVVCSFYILIFLLAIPGNLLVGLVIGLSKQALSPSDLYLLHLAVADIILAATLPFWATSVLQSWLFGSVGCKIVCLLLEVSFYASILFLACISVDRYLVIVRGVESRSASHRLLGWGACGGVWVLGTALSLPALYNSSFTPLGGGQEVCAERHDASTATAWLLATRALRHTLGFLLPLAIMLVCYGVTVLRLLRTRGGFQRQRAMRVIVAVVVAFLLCWSPYHLAVVADTLVRAKLLPEGCTLRTGVSRAMFATQSLGLLHSCVNPVLYAFVGKKFRQRLAKELRRRGVLERTSASRSSRSSSTPEITSTLM; via the exons atgaCAG ATCCAAACACCATCTTTCTCATCTCAGACTTTGATGAGCTCTATAACGATATCAACTACACTGATCCCTTTAATGGCTCAGACTTCATGCTGGATGTCAACACCCTCACCTGTGAGAGCACCCCCATCTCTCACGCCGTCAGTCTGGTCGTATGTAGCTTCTACATTCTCATATTCCTGTTGGCGATACCTGGCAACCTGCTGGTGGGGCTGGTGATCGGCTTGAGCAAGCAGGCCCTGTCTCCCTCCGacctctacctcctccacctggCTGTGGCTGACATCATCCTGGCCGCCACCCTGCCCTTCTGGGCCACCTCCGTGTTGCAGAGCTGGCTGTTTGGCAGCGTAGGCTGCAAGATCGTCTGCCTCCTCCTGGAGGTGAGCTTCTACGCCAGCATCCTGTTCCTGGCCTGCATCAGTGTGGACCGCTATCTGGTGATCGTCAGAGGGGTGGAGTCCCGGAGCGCCAGCCACCGCCTGCTGGGCTGGGGCGCATGCGGAGGCGTCTGGGTCCTGGGTACGGCGCTGTCTCTGCCCGCCCTCTACAACAGCTCCTTCACCCCCCTCGGTGGCGGGCAGGAGGTGTGCGCCGAGCGCCACGACGCCAGCACGGCGACAGCCTGGCTCCTGGCCACCAGAGCGCTCCGCCACACCCTGGGTTTCCTCCTGCCGCTAGCCATCATGCTGGTGTGCTACGGCGTCACAGTGCTACGGCTGCTGCGCACGCGCGGGGGCTTCCAGCGCCAGCGTGCCATGAGGGTGAttgtggcggtggtggtggcgTTCCTACTCTGCTGGAGTCCATACCACCTGGCCGTGGTGGCCGACACCCTGGTGAGGGCCAAGCTGCTGCCGGAGGGCTGCACCTTGAGGACGGGTGTGTCCCGGGCTATGTTCGCCACACAGAGCCTGGGGCTGCTGCACAGCTGTGTCAACCCAGTACTGTACGCCTTTGTGGGGAAGAAATTCCGCCAGAGGCTGGCGaaggagctgaggaggaggggggtgctggAGAGAACCTCCGCCAGCAGGTCCAGCAGGTCCTCATCCACGCCAGagatcacctccaccctcatgtGA